From Musa acuminata AAA Group cultivar baxijiao chromosome BXJ3-8, Cavendish_Baxijiao_AAA, whole genome shotgun sequence, one genomic window encodes:
- the LOC135644626 gene encoding NAC domain-containing protein 79-like, with protein sequence MQESLPPGFRFHPTDEELITYYLSRKVTELGFATAAIADVDLNRCEPWDLPGKASMGQKEWYFFNLKDRKYPTGLRTNRATDAGYWKTTGKDKEILHREVLVGMKKTLVFYKGRAPKGEKTGWVMHEYRLHTGFPYNGTKEEWVVCRVFKKSSAGKKPQPDSPALLESPCELAGLINGVQTNESMYHSNSMLDVNMYMNWVLAPWASGSLGAGFAPTQAILRALQSYGHKQPEGMETASLSSLVGQGDAMLGSGSRLSFPASSSTRADCAAGQQQMQSFDQGSNWRGY encoded by the exons ATGCAGGAGAGTCTTCCTCCCGGCTTTAGGTTCCACCCCACCGATGAAGAGCTCATCACTTACTACCTTTCGAGAAAGGTGACGGAGTTGGGCTTCGCCACTGCAGCCATTGCTGATGTCGACCTCAACAGGTGTGAGCCATGGGATCTGCCGG GGAAGGCTAGCATGGGGCAGAAAGAGTGGTACTTCTTCAACCTGAAGGACCGCAAGTACCCGACcgggcttcggaccaaccgagcgACAGACGCCGGCTACTGGAAGACGACAGGGAAGGACAAGGAGATCCTCCACCGTGAGGTGTTGGTGGGCATGAAGAAAACCCTAGTGTTCTACAAGGGAAGGGCTCCCAAGGGCGAGAAGACAGGTTGGGTGATGCACGAGTACAGGCTCCACACCGGCTTCCCTTACAACGGCACCAAG GAGGAATGGGTTGTGTGTCGGGTTTTTAAGAAGAGCTCGGCGGGGAAGAAGCCTCAACCAGACTCGCCTGCGCTGCTGGAGTCTCCATGCGAGCTTGCAGGACTAATTAATGGCGTGCAGACAAACGAAAGCATGTACCACAGCAACAGCATGTTGGACGTGAACATGTACATGAACTGGGTGTTGGCTCCATGGGCATCAGGATCGTTGGGTGCAGGTTTCGCACCGACTCAAGCAATTTTGAGGGCACTGCAGTCGTATGGGCATAAACAGCCAGAGGGCATGGAAACAGCAAGTTTAAGCTCTCTTGTGGGACAAGGAGATGCTATGTTGGGAAGTGGCTCGAGATTGAGCTTCCCTGCCTCTTCATCTACACGTGCGGATTGTGCAGCAGGGCAACAACAGATGCAGTCATTCGACCAAGGATCGAATTGGAGAGGTTATTGA